The nucleotide sequence AGTATTTGCACCGATCACATCGAATTATAAGGTCATAGGTTATGTGGTGATCCACCAGAGTTTAAGCTCAATAGTAAGTTCGAGAAATGCTATATTGCAGATCTCATATTTTGCATTGGTAATCATCCTACTTCTTTCGCTGATAATCCTCGTTGTATTCACTTTTGCCGTGTACTGGCCGCTGAATCGTGTAACAAAGGCAGCGGAAGAATATGCCAACGGAAATTTGACTTATCAGCTGAAGACCACAGGCGCTCATGACGAAATGGGATATCTATCGGGAACGCTTAACTATATGGCGCATCAGATCGCACGTTCTGAGGATAATCAAAGAAAATTCATAGCGAATGTTTCACATGATTTCAGATCGCCGCTGACCTCTATCAGGGGATATCTCGAGGCCATGATAGATGGAACGATCCCGCCGGAGATGCATGAAAAATATCTCGTGATCGTGAAGAACGAGACGGAAAGGCTCACCAAGCTTACCAGTGGGTTGCTTGAACTTAACACCTTTGACAAGAACGGCCTTGTACTTGAACTGTCGAATTTCGACATAAATGCGGTAATCCGCCGGACAGCAGAAACTTTCGGAGGAATCTGCAAGGAGAAAAAAATATCGATCGAGCTGATACTTTCAGGTAAAACGCTCTTTGTTCATGCGGATATGAGTAAGATTCAGCAGGTTCTGTATAATCTGCTCGATAATGCCATCAAGTTTTCGCATAACAATTCGATAATCAAGATCGAGACTACGGAAAAAAACGAAAAAGTTTTTGTTTCTGTTAAAGACTCGGGTATCGGTATTCCGAAAGATTCGGTTAAGCTCGTATTTGACAGGTTTTATAAAACTGACTTATCGCGAGGGAAAGATAAAAAGGGCACAGGACTTGGTCTTTCCATCGTAAAGGAGATCGTTCAGGCGCATAACGAAAATATCAACGTGATCTCCACGGAAGGCGTGGGAACTGAGTTTATCTTTACTCTTCCGAAAATTAAAAATTAATCTGTATTTTGATCAACGTCCTTAAAAAAGGGACGTTGATTTTTTTTGTGTACAATTACCCTGTTAAGTATTTTCGAAAACTGTCCGATACAATTGTTGAGACAGGTAAGTGAGCCCCGACATGATCCGGACGGGGCAGCGGCTATGAGGTTTTCGGAGGTAATACAGAATGAAGATTAACAGCAATATTACCGCATATCTTACAAATAATGCACTTAAGATCAATGAAAGAAATAATGCGGCATCGAATCGTAGACTTTCATCAGGATACAAGATAAATGTTGCAGGAGATGATCCGACAGGTTATGCGGTATCCGGACGTATGAAAAAAATGATACGTGCGTTGGAGCGCTGTGACACAAATGCAGTCAATGGACAGTCAGTATGTGAAACGGCAGATGGTGCGCTGAGTGCCATTACTGATATAATTCAGAGAATGAACGAGCTGGCAGTAAAGGGTGCCAACGGAGTTCTTACTTCTGCTGACAGAGGCTATATCCAGACAGAGGCTGAACAGCTTAGGAATGAGATAGACAGAATTTCAAATACTGCAGAGTTCGAGGGACAGGCGCTTTTTGACGGAACTTTTGTAAATAAGGGATATACAAATAATAAGGATATAAAGGTAACAGGTTATAGTGATGAAACAGTTATTGATTCCAACACAAGTGTGACCATTTCCGAGGCTATCAATAACGGAAAAATAGAGATCACGGTAAACGGACTTGATTTCTGTGACGGAACGACAACTGCGATCAGTGTTGATTATCCACTTTATTATGATTCAGAAAAATTAAGTGGAGTTGATCTGGATGCTGATGGCGTCGAAGATAGTACAGGTGTAAGTTCGGGACTCTACACTGATGCCAATGGTAATTCGGTAAAGATCGATGCTGATGGAAACCAGTATATAACCATTAACGGAACTAATGGTGAGTCCATATCCTTTATGGTGAGGGCAGACAGCGACATACTTACGTACAACAATACAAGAGAACCAATTGATAATATAACTTATTGTGTTTCCGAACCAAGTTTTACATCTACAACAATTGAACTTACCTTGACCCATGATGGTGCCATGAGGATCCAGACAGGCGGAAATGAGAATGACTATATTGATATGACACTTCCGTCAATGTCATCGATAATGCTGGATCTGGACGATATTGACCTGTCTACAGAGGCAGGCGCTTCGGCAGGAATACAAAAGGCCAAAAATGCACTTGAATATGTAAACCAGGCAAGATCACGTATAGGTGCATATCAGAACAGAATAGAAAACTCTATCAGCTTTATTGCTGAAGCAACTCTGAATCTTGAGAATGCGGTATCCAGGATAGAAGATACGGATATGGCTGAAGAGATGACGAATTTCACTAACTATCAGGTTCTGGTGCAGGCAGCAACATCAATGCTCGCACAGGCAAATGAGTCGCCGCAGACGGCTCTGCAGCTGCTTCAATAAGGGAAAAGCGGCTTAAGTATGAAAAAAGGGATTTTGCTTAAAAAGGGATTAAGCAAAAAAAATTTACAAAAGGGTTTTTAACAAAAAGGGTTTTTACAAGAAAAGGGGGACAGAAAATTATGACAGAAGAAAAGAAACAGGATTATACTCTCAGAATCTCTCAGGCAAACAAAACAGAGGTGGTTGTGATCATTTATGAAGTAGCCATGGATTATTTTGATGAAGCGATGGCAGCTGAAACAAATGAAGATTTTGCAGAATCAGTCAAGAAGGCGAAGAAATGCGTAGAGCAGTTAAGAGACGCCCTTGATATGAATTATCCTGCAATCTCACTTCCGCTCAGCAGGCTTTATAATTTTGTGACGCTTGAGTGTGACAAGGCTGTTATGAAAAATGACAACACAAATATTCCTGCCTGCAGAAAAGTTATGGAAGGTCTTCACGGATCATTCTCAGAGGTTGCAAAACAAGATACTTCCGGACCGATGATGCAGAATGCTGAGGAAGTATATGCCGGTATGACTTATAGTCCCACCGGAGTAAATGCCGGTGTAGTTGGAGCTGCAAGAGGCTTCACAGTATAAAAAGAATAGCGAACCCCTGTCGGCGACTACTGAAAAGAAAATTTCCGGCAGGGGCTTTTCTGCTTTTATAATACTTTCGATAATAATAGAATCTTTGGTTACTGTTCACATGCAAACTGCGCACTCCGCTACTCTGTACGCTATTTCACTAAGTGCTGAAGCACTAAGTGAAATATGTGTGCGCAGTTATGCCACAATAACTTTGACTGAACACTGGGTTTTGCCCATTGCCGTATGTGCATAATACTTAGCGAAGCAAAGCTGAGCTTAGTATATGCCACACAGAGGGGGCAATTTTAAATGGCGAAACCCGTTACTGGAGCACGCTGTAGGCGTGTGAACAGTAACAATCCTTGCGAATATACTTGTTAAAATAGACAAAAAAGATTGCTGCGTTTAGTATAAAATGCTAAAATTTATCTGCTCCTATTGACAGAGAAACAAAATGCATGTTAACTTGTACATGTAATTGATGTTTCGGATTGTTACTGTTCGGCAGGCAAGACTGGATCGTACCTTTAGGAGTTATCTGTATATTTGCAGAGCTCGCGTTGGATTTGGTATGGTTTGGTCTCTTTTTTTTGCATTAAATGTGGTGCTAGTGTTATATGAAAATAAAAAAGATCTTTAATAATAATGCTGCGCTGGCTACAGATACAAACGGAAACGAAGTTATATATACCGGCTGCGGGATATGTTTCCAGAAAAAAGTCGGCGAAGATCTTGATGAACGCAAGATAGAAAAAACCTTCGTAATGGAAAAGGCGAATGAGCAGTTTATGAAGCTCGTATCGGAACTTCCGTATGAGGAGATACAGCTAGCTGACGAGATAATACAATACGCGTCGAGCCATCTGAATAAAAAGCTCTGTAATAATATTTATATCACACTTACGGATCACCTGGGATTTGCGATAGAGAGAAGTAAAAACGGAACCGTTCTCAAAAACAAACTCTTATGGGAGATCAAAAAATATTATACTCCGGAGTATTACATCGGAAAGCATGCGCTGGAAATTGTGAAGGACAGGCTGGGAGCCGAACTTCCTGAAGATGAAGCGGGATTCTTCGCACTGCACATCGTAAATGCGGAACTTGACGGAAATATCCACCATACGATGGAAACACCGGAAGTAATTGATGATATTGTGAATATCGTCAGATTTACCTACAAGACAGATCTGGATGAGGAATCACTTTCTTACGAGAGATTTATCACCCATTTGAAATATTTTTTGCAAAGGGCTGAAAGCAAGGTTTATTATCAGCCGGATGACGGTGAACTTTTTGACATCGTCAGAAAAAAATTTCCTGAAGCTTATAAATGCGCAAGCAGGATCAAGAGCTATATGGAAGCCAAATATCCTGATGAGATCACTGATGAAGAAATGTTGTATTTGACCGTACATATATCTCGCATCACAGGCAGGAATAACTGATAAGGATTGTTACACTAAGCTGGCAAGACCTGAATGGAGATAACGCATATATTTTATTTAATGGCAGAAATGCTGTTTATTATGTGTATATTCAAAATTCGGGACTTGTCTTTTTTAGTTTAAGCAAATAAAAGAATTTGCAGGGTTGTGACAAAACCTGTAAAGATAAGGTCAATCATTTTAATTCAAGAAAGGAAAAAGAAAAATGGCAAGCAAGTATGATGGACTCGCCCGCATTATTATCCAGAATGTCGGCGGAAAAGACAACATTCAGAGCATTACACACTGTGTAACACGTCTGAGATTCAAACTCGCAGACGAGAGCAAAGCAAACACGGATATCCTTAAGGGTACAGATGGGATCGTTACTGTAATTCAGTCAGGCGGACAGTATATGGTAGTTATCGGAAACCATGTTCCGCAGGTATTTGACGCTGTTATCAGCGTAGGTCACCTCGAGAGCAAGTCAGCACTTGCAGGCGGCGGAGATGATACAGGATCCGGCGAGAAGCAGAGTCCGTTCAATGCATTTATCGGAATCATCACAAGCGTGTTCACTCCTTTCCTTGGAGTTCTCTGTGCATGCGGTATCATCAAGGGTGTACTTGCACTCCTCGTAGCATTGAATGTACTTTCAGGTGAGAGCGGAACCTATAACTTCCTTTACTCACTTGGTGATGCAGCATTTTACTTCCTGCCTCCTATCCTTGGTATGACGGCAGCAAAGAAGTTTAAGATCCCTGAGATGGAAGGTATGATCCTTGGTCTCGCGCTTGTATATCCTTATCTTACAGGCGGCGACTATGATATTTCCAATCTTTTTGGTATCCCGGTAACAATGCCGCCTTCAGGAAATTATACATCATCGGTTATCCCGATCATCCTTGCAGTTGCATTCGCAGGCTGGTTCGAGAATAAGGTTGTTAAAAAGATCATTCCTGATGTTATCAAGCTTTTTGCAGTACCCCTCGTTACATGTTTTGTAACCCTCTGCCTTACATTCTGGATCATCGGACCTGTTGCCACAGGTATAGCTAATGCACTTTCATTTGTATTCAATACAATTAACACTGTAAGCCCTGTACTTATGGGACTTGTAGTTGGTTTCTTCTGGCAGATACTCGTTATGTTCGGTCTTCACTGGTCGCTCGTACCTATCGCAATGTCTAACCTTTCTACAGCAGGTGAGGATATCATCCTCGTTGCCATGGTTGGTACAACATTTGCACAGACAGGTGCATGCCTTGGTATCTGGCTTAAGACTAAGGATAAAAAGATCAAGTCACTCGCACCTGCAGCAGTTATTTCAGGTGTAGCCGGTGTTACAGAGCCTGCTATTTACGGTCTTACACTTCCTAAGAAGGGACCTTTCTTCCGTACATGTGCTATCGCAGGTGTAGCAGGAGCAATCCTCTGCACAATGGGCGTTAAGTGCTTCCAGATGGCCGGAATGGGTATCTTTGCATATCCTGCATATGTTAACTCACAGACAGGTGATGCTTCAGGCATGTTCTCAACGATCATCGTAACAATTGCCTGCGTAGTAGCCGGACTTATCTCCGAGCTTATCTTCTACAAGGATGAGGCTCCTGCAAAGAAAGAAGTAAGTGCAGTAAGCGGCGGAACAGCTACTAAGGATGAAGTTATTGCATCTCCTGTAAAGGGTGAGGTTAAGCCACTTTCTGAGATCGCTGACGAAGCATTCTCTTCAGAAGCAATGGGTAAAGGTGTTGCTGTTGTTCCTGCCGAGGGCAAGGTTTATGCTCCTGCAGACGGTAACCTTACAACTTTCTTCAAGACCGGTCATGCGATCGGCATCACAACAAATAAGGGCGCAGAAGTTCTTATCCACGTTGGAATGGACACTGTAAAGCTTGACGGTAAGGGCTTCAAGCCGGTTGCTAAAGAAGGCGATACAGTTAAGAAGGGTGATCTTCTTCTTGAGTTCGATATTGACTTTATCAAGAGTCAGGGCTACACTGTAGACACACCTATAATCATTACAAATACCGATGAGTACAGTGATGTTATTCCTACAGACGCAAAGAGCGTTGAAGTTGGAAATGACATAATCAATCTTCTTTAATAAATAAAACGCAATGAGGCGCAGATCCATAAGGGGTCTGCGTCTTTTTCTTGTCCTTAACGGTATTCAGTAATATAATGGTGAAAATCAATTTAGGGAGCCAGCAGCTGTCGGAACATGCGTCAGCATGTGACATACAGATGCGGCAACCGACAGGCTATGTCAACATATAAACTTACGTTTATTAAGGAGAGAAAGAATGGATACGAAAAAATTAGTTCAGACAGCAATGTTTACGGCACTGGTATTACTGGCAACGATGGTGTTTAAGATACAGACGCCGGTTTTGGGTTATATACATCTGGGAGATGCATTTGTACTGCTGTCAGCTGTTATCTTAGGACCGCTGAGCGGTGGAGCGGCAGCGGGACTTGGATCGGCGCTCGCAGATCTTCTCGGAGGATATGCGGTATGGTGTCCGGGAACTCTGGTCATCAAGTTTCTTACGGCATTTACGGCTGCGCACATCTATCACGGAATTGACCGATTTTATTCAAAAGAAAAATATCATCCGTCGAGAATGATATTAGCATCGGTTTCAGGTGAGATCGTAATGGTCATAGGTTATTTCATTTTTAATATATTGATCGTTATCTTCAGCGGCGGTGAGATCAGTGAGACTGCCTTTTCAAATGCAGTCACGGTTTCGGTCGCAGAGGTGCCTTTTAATATCATACAGGCAGTTTCCGGTATAATCATTGCGTCACTCCTCTGTCCTGTTTTTGAAGGGATCATGAATAAGATTAAGAATTGAATTGATCTTTTTTACCCTTCGAAAATCCTGTTACTGTTCACACGCTTTCAGCGTGCTCCAGTAACGGGTTTTGCCATTTAAGATTGCCCCCTCTGTGTGGCATATACTAAGCTCAGCTTTGCTTCGCTAAGTATTATGCACATACGGCAATGGGCAAAACCCAGTGTTCAGTCAGAGTTATTGTGGCATAACTGCGCAGCGGAGTGCGCAGTTTGCCTGTGAACAGTAACAAAATCCTCTGATTATTAACATAACGTTAACATTGATTAATTTAAATGAAGTCGGCTTTGTGTTAAAATGGAATGTGGGAAAATATTGGATGAGAACAGGCAGGAGGGTATATGGAGCTTAATTCTAAAGACTATGCAGAAGTTACTCCCCAGATAAGGGAACTTGCAAAAAAGGCTGAGGAGTCAACTATAATTGATTCATCGCTTTATGCAAAATATGATGTAAAGAGAGGTCTTCGTGACCTTAATGGTAAGGGCGTTCTTGCAGGACTGACCCATATTTCGGATGTCAAGGCAAAAAAAATCGTTAACGGAGAAGAGGTTCCTGCAGAGGGAAATCTTTTTTATCGAGGATATAATGTAAAAGATCTGGTAAACGGTTTTGTACATGAAAATCATTTCGGATTTGAAGAGATCACATATCTGCTTCTTTTTGACAAGCTTCCGAGCAAAAAAGAATTAGAGGAATTTTCGAATCTTCTTAGCCATTACAGAAGTCTGCCTACGGGATTTGTGCGCGACAGTATAATGAAAGCCCCGAGCAGGGATATGATGAATGTACTTTCGAGAAGCGTTCTGACGCTTTATGCATATGATGAAAATGCAGATGATATTTCAATTCCAAATGTTTTAAGACAGTGTCTGGAGCTCATTGCAATCTTTCCGCTCCTTTCTGTTTACGGATATCAGGCGTACAGACATTATCATGAAGGGGAAAGCCTTTTCATTCACCCTCCGGTAAAAGAGTATTCTGCAGCTCAGAATATTCTGCATGTGCTGCGTGCAGACAGTAATTTCACTGATCTCGAGGCGAAAATACTTGATCTGTCACTTGTGCTGCATATGGATCACGGCGGAGGAAACAATTCTACTTTTTCAACACACGTAGTCTCCTCAACAGGTACAGATACATATTCCGTCATAGCGGCTGCACTCGGTTCGCTTAAAGGTCCGAGACACGGCGGAGCAAATGTCAAGGTTGTGCAGATGTTTGATGACCTTATGGAAAATGTACACGATTTCAAGGATGAGGATGAAATTTCGGATTATTTAAGAAAGCTTCTACATAAAGAGGCTTTTGATAAGGCCGGACTCATATACGGTATGGGACATGCGGTATATTCGCTGTCAGATCCGAGAGAAGTTATATTTAAGTCTTACGTTGAAAAGCTGGCACGCGCCAAGGGGATGTCGGAGATATTTGATCTTTATGCGACAGTTGAAAGACTCGGTCCAAAGATCATTTCAAAAGAACGTCCGATCTACAAGGGTGTATGCTGTAATGTCGACTTTTATTCCGGTTTCGTTTATAAAATGCTCGGACTTCCGGTAGAACTCTTCACGCCTTTATTCGCCTGTGCAAGAATATCGGGTTGGAGCGCTCACAGGATAGAGGAGCTTTCAAACAAAGGAAAGATCATACGTCCTGCATTCAGGACTGTGGCTGCACCTCAGATTTATAAACCTATGGATGAAAGATAAAATAAGGGCGGACTTAGAGGTCCGCCTTATTAATGCCGGAGAATTATTTAATGGATCAGTATTCAGTTTTAATGGTAGATGATGAGGAAGAAATCCTTGAAATAATATTGCGAAAGCTAAACTGGGAAGAACTTGGCTTTAAGATCGCGGGAAGTGCGAAGAACGGAGTAGAGGCATTGGAGCTGGCAGAGGAGCTGCAGCCGGATGTGGTCATGACGGATATAAAAATGCCCTATATGGACGGGCTTACACTCGCACACCGTGTAAAAGACATAAATCCGAAAACTAAGATAATAATATTTTCGGGATTCGATGATTTTGAATATGCAAAAGAGGCCATCAAGCTCGAGGCGGAGGAATACCTTTTAAAGCCGGTCAATTCTGAGGAACTCGAGAAGGTCTTCAGACGTATAAAGACCGGACTCGACAGAGAACTTGATGAAGAGAGAAATGTCGATAAGCTGAAAAATTATTATATGCAGAGCCTTCCGATAATGCAGGAGAGTATATATACAGCACTTTTGCAGGGACAGCTTAAGGACAGAAAGAAAGAAGAACTCTTTGAGAATTATCAGATAGAATTCAATGCAGATTATTATATTGCAGCACTTATACATTTATCGACAAAGGAAAGACCGGAAGGGATAGAGCCTTCACTTTTAATGATCTCGGTCAGGAGACTGGCAGAGGATGAGCTTGCGCCTAAATGGAAGGGAAAATTCGTCAACTGGTTCGGTGACATCGTTATGATTGCAGAACTTGAGGACACAAAGGATGTGATGGGATTTACGGATGACTGTGACCGTTTCTGCAGACTGGTGAAGAAGGTCACGGGAGCAGTGGTTACCGTGGGTATCGGCAATCTTACGGAGAATCCCGAGGGACTTGCAGATTCCTTCAGCGGAGCTGAGAGTGCCGTCAGCTACAGGCTCATGTATGGAGCCGGAAAAGCAATAAATATTGCCGAGATAGATCCTGGAGAAAATGTTTCGATGCCATCCGTTGAGGACGGGATGAGAGATGTCTTTCACAGGATCAAGGTCTCCGGAGAAGATGAGCTTAAAGAATCGGTAAAAAAGCTCGTGGATGAGATCATCGGCGCCAGGACAAGTATCCAGCAGTATAAGGTTTTTGTTATGGGTATGATCGCCGAGATATACAGATTTGGAAACAGCAATAGCTTAAACATCGAGGATATTTTCGGCAAAGATACGGATATTTACTCGGAGGCACTTTCGATAGGAACGCCGGAGCAGCTTGTAGACTGGCTCTATGCGATCTCCCTAAAGATGCAGGAGAAAATATCGAGCGAGCGTGTGAGCTCCACAAAATCTTTTGTAGACAGGGCAAAGGAATATGTTAAGGAAAATTATTCCAATAAGGATCTGACAATAGAAATGGTCTGCAGCTATCTTGCGGTAAGTTCCGCATATTTTTCAACGGTATTTAAGAAAGAAACCGGAAAGACTTTCGGCAATTATCTGACCGAAGTCAGGATGAGAAAAGCTGTTGACATGCTTGTAAATGATAATGAGAAAACCTATGTGATAGCCGAAAAGACAGGTTATTCGGACCCGAATTATTTCAGTTATGTCTTCAAAAAGCAGTTCGGAATGAGTCCGTCTAAATATAAGGCAGGGGTAAAAGCAGAGCAATGAAAAGACTAAGGGGATTGGGAAAAAAGGCAGTTGTCTTTTTTTACAGAAGGATACTGCGTCCTGAAATGAGGACCATACAGGTGACGACAGCTCTTTATTTTACGGCTGTAGCAATAACAATGGTCTTTATTATCGCGATGATCC is from Lachnospiraceae bacterium C1.1 and encodes:
- a CDS encoding ATP-binding protein, which translates into the protein MKRTLYLKFLAAYILFGVLSVITIATLTSKMTLNHLTRVQAASLYREAQLVASNYALRIYSNDENGAESAKAQLKAIDTYISANIWVINNSSKVLFDSRGQYDDGESSYSDFDPSATGTYYMTGNFFGAFEEDMLSVFAPITSNYKVIGYVVIHQSLSSIVSSRNAILQISYFALVIILLLSLIILVVFTFAVYWPLNRVTKAAEEYANGNLTYQLKTTGAHDEMGYLSGTLNYMAHQIARSEDNQRKFIANVSHDFRSPLTSIRGYLEAMIDGTIPPEMHEKYLVIVKNETERLTKLTSGLLELNTFDKNGLVLELSNFDINAVIRRTAETFGGICKEKKISIELILSGKTLFVHADMSKIQQVLYNLLDNAIKFSHNNSIIKIETTEKNEKVFVSVKDSGIGIPKDSVKLVFDRFYKTDLSRGKDKKGTGLGLSIVKEIVQAHNENINVISTEGVGTEFIFTLPKIKN
- the flgL gene encoding flagellar hook-associated protein FlgL gives rise to the protein MKINSNITAYLTNNALKINERNNAASNRRLSSGYKINVAGDDPTGYAVSGRMKKMIRALERCDTNAVNGQSVCETADGALSAITDIIQRMNELAVKGANGVLTSADRGYIQTEAEQLRNEIDRISNTAEFEGQALFDGTFVNKGYTNNKDIKVTGYSDETVIDSNTSVTISEAINNGKIEITVNGLDFCDGTTTAISVDYPLYYDSEKLSGVDLDADGVEDSTGVSSGLYTDANGNSVKIDADGNQYITINGTNGESISFMVRADSDILTYNNTREPIDNITYCVSEPSFTSTTIELTLTHDGAMRIQTGGNENDYIDMTLPSMSSIMLDLDDIDLSTEAGASAGIQKAKNALEYVNQARSRIGAYQNRIENSISFIAEATLNLENAVSRIEDTDMAEEMTNFTNYQVLVQAATSMLAQANESPQTALQLLQ
- a CDS encoding flagellar protein FliS → MTEEKKQDYTLRISQANKTEVVVIIYEVAMDYFDEAMAAETNEDFAESVKKAKKCVEQLRDALDMNYPAISLPLSRLYNFVTLECDKAVMKNDNTNIPACRKVMEGLHGSFSEVAKQDTSGPMMQNAEEVYAGMTYSPTGVNAGVVGAARGFTV
- a CDS encoding PRD domain-containing protein, with translation MKIKKIFNNNAALATDTNGNEVIYTGCGICFQKKVGEDLDERKIEKTFVMEKANEQFMKLVSELPYEEIQLADEIIQYASSHLNKKLCNNIYITLTDHLGFAIERSKNGTVLKNKLLWEIKKYYTPEYYIGKHALEIVKDRLGAELPEDEAGFFALHIVNAELDGNIHHTMETPEVIDDIVNIVRFTYKTDLDEESLSYERFITHLKYFLQRAESKVYYQPDDGELFDIVRKKFPEAYKCASRIKSYMEAKYPDEITDEEMLYLTVHISRITGRNN
- a CDS encoding beta-glucoside-specific PTS transporter subunit IIABC gives rise to the protein MASKYDGLARIIIQNVGGKDNIQSITHCVTRLRFKLADESKANTDILKGTDGIVTVIQSGGQYMVVIGNHVPQVFDAVISVGHLESKSALAGGGDDTGSGEKQSPFNAFIGIITSVFTPFLGVLCACGIIKGVLALLVALNVLSGESGTYNFLYSLGDAAFYFLPPILGMTAAKKFKIPEMEGMILGLALVYPYLTGGDYDISNLFGIPVTMPPSGNYTSSVIPIILAVAFAGWFENKVVKKIIPDVIKLFAVPLVTCFVTLCLTFWIIGPVATGIANALSFVFNTINTVSPVLMGLVVGFFWQILVMFGLHWSLVPIAMSNLSTAGEDIILVAMVGTTFAQTGACLGIWLKTKDKKIKSLAPAAVISGVAGVTEPAIYGLTLPKKGPFFRTCAIAGVAGAILCTMGVKCFQMAGMGIFAYPAYVNSQTGDASGMFSTIIVTIACVVAGLISELIFYKDEAPAKKEVSAVSGGTATKDEVIASPVKGEVKPLSEIADEAFSSEAMGKGVAVVPAEGKVYAPADGNLTTFFKTGHAIGITTNKGAEVLIHVGMDTVKLDGKGFKPVAKEGDTVKKGDLLLEFDIDFIKSQGYTVDTPIIITNTDEYSDVIPTDAKSVEVGNDIINLL
- a CDS encoding ECF transporter S component, with translation MDTKKLVQTAMFTALVLLATMVFKIQTPVLGYIHLGDAFVLLSAVILGPLSGGAAAGLGSALADLLGGYAVWCPGTLVIKFLTAFTAAHIYHGIDRFYSKEKYHPSRMILASVSGEIVMVIGYFIFNILIVIFSGGEISETAFSNAVTVSVAEVPFNIIQAVSGIIIASLLCPVFEGIMNKIKN
- a CDS encoding citrate/2-methylcitrate synthase; translated protein: MELNSKDYAEVTPQIRELAKKAEESTIIDSSLYAKYDVKRGLRDLNGKGVLAGLTHISDVKAKKIVNGEEVPAEGNLFYRGYNVKDLVNGFVHENHFGFEEITYLLLFDKLPSKKELEEFSNLLSHYRSLPTGFVRDSIMKAPSRDMMNVLSRSVLTLYAYDENADDISIPNVLRQCLELIAIFPLLSVYGYQAYRHYHEGESLFIHPPVKEYSAAQNILHVLRADSNFTDLEAKILDLSLVLHMDHGGGNNSTFSTHVVSSTGTDTYSVIAAALGSLKGPRHGGANVKVVQMFDDLMENVHDFKDEDEISDYLRKLLHKEAFDKAGLIYGMGHAVYSLSDPREVIFKSYVEKLARAKGMSEIFDLYATVERLGPKIISKERPIYKGVCCNVDFYSGFVYKMLGLPVELFTPLFACARISGWSAHRIEELSNKGKIIRPAFRTVAAPQIYKPMDER
- a CDS encoding response regulator — protein: MDQYSVLMVDDEEEILEIILRKLNWEELGFKIAGSAKNGVEALELAEELQPDVVMTDIKMPYMDGLTLAHRVKDINPKTKIIIFSGFDDFEYAKEAIKLEAEEYLLKPVNSEELEKVFRRIKTGLDRELDEERNVDKLKNYYMQSLPIMQESIYTALLQGQLKDRKKEELFENYQIEFNADYYIAALIHLSTKERPEGIEPSLLMISVRRLAEDELAPKWKGKFVNWFGDIVMIAELEDTKDVMGFTDDCDRFCRLVKKVTGAVVTVGIGNLTENPEGLADSFSGAESAVSYRLMYGAGKAINIAEIDPGENVSMPSVEDGMRDVFHRIKVSGEDELKESVKKLVDEIIGARTSIQQYKVFVMGMIAEIYRFGNSNSLNIEDIFGKDTDIYSEALSIGTPEQLVDWLYAISLKMQEKISSERVSSTKSFVDRAKEYVKENYSNKDLTIEMVCSYLAVSSAYFSTVFKKETGKTFGNYLTEVRMRKAVDMLVNDNEKTYVIAEKTGYSDPNYFSYVFKKQFGMSPSKYKAGVKAEQ